The following proteins come from a genomic window of Spirochaetota bacterium:
- a CDS encoding class I SAM-dependent methyltransferase: MDRNPKEFFSGRVEQFRKYRIGYPAEVIDLLQKSYGLTKGAVVADIGAGVGRFTAMLAPLARTVYAIEPFDAMRSVIEKEVSSDPSVIVTNASAEATGLAASSVDLITAAQSFQWFDASAARHEFMRILKPDHYMVMLWNDREIDRDDFHREYEFYVRGLPLYREETHKTVTASDIEAFYGNENYRMHTFHNEQKLDRDGLIGRFMSATYAPKAGEEGHDEAIRFFTDLFDRYAKKDAVTIHHTVELFAGKFS; the protein is encoded by the coding sequence ATGGATAGAAATCCCAAGGAATTCTTCTCCGGCCGGGTCGAACAATTCCGAAAATACCGTATCGGATACCCTGCGGAGGTCATCGATCTCCTTCAAAAAAGCTATGGTTTGACGAAGGGAGCGGTGGTAGCCGATATCGGCGCCGGCGTCGGCCGATTCACCGCCATGCTCGCCCCGCTTGCCCGGACGGTGTACGCGATAGAGCCGTTCGACGCCATGCGTTCGGTCATTGAGAAGGAAGTATCCTCCGATCCATCGGTCATCGTTACGAATGCGAGCGCTGAGGCCACCGGACTCGCCGCATCATCCGTTGACCTGATCACCGCGGCACAGTCCTTCCAGTGGTTCGATGCATCGGCGGCTCGGCACGAATTCATGCGCATACTCAAGCCTGATCACTATATGGTAATGCTCTGGAACGACAGGGAGATCGACCGGGACGATTTCCATCGGGAATATGAGTTCTATGTCCGCGGGCTGCCGCTCTACCGCGAGGAAACGCATAAAACGGTGACGGCGTCGGATATCGAGGCGTTCTACGGGAATGAGAATTACCGGATGCATACGTTCCATAATGAGCAAAAGCTCGATCGTGACGGCCTCATCGGTCGATTCATGTCCGCTACCTACGCCCCGAAGGCGGGGGAAGAGGGGCACGACGAAGCGATCCGATTCTTCACCGATCTCTTTGACCGCTATGCAAAAAAGGACGCCGTAACGATACATCACACGGTGGAGCTTTTCGCCGGCAAATTCTCCTGA
- a CDS encoding ATP-dependent helicase C-terminal domain-containing protein — protein sequence MAPDLPIFAEEKRIIDALSAGRSLIISAPTGSGKSTGVPVMLLTANVTQKRIIVIEPRVIAARHLASRVSWMLNARPGEICGHHTRYERAFSDTARIVFMTEGIFLRMLGSDPTLADVGIVIIDEFHERGILSDIALGHCKDLIDSGRGPALIVMSATLDSNAVASYLRAPVIEGGGRMFPVELRYAPTVSTAPVWAEAVRAFKSVADEPGDVLIFLPGRYEIARTIDAFRRAVPSVMPLPLHGDMDTKSSDRVFAPTPVRKIICATNVAETALTIPTVRIVIDSGTVRRMRYDHDRSMNVLETASASMSSAEQRRGRAGRVAPGICIRLWHERENTVRARDDLPDIMRVDLSDAMLTLASLGYGDFPWITPPDEARVKEAMDVLVMLGALERKNEAVSLTAIGERMADLPLPPRIARIAVAADGCSAMETIMLWAAIASDDPVTGNDFDPLEHAGTDDLSLIADILSAAAHDDFRSLPRGISRTGAERVWRTFRQLCRTVSPGTKRISPEQALITGFPDRIGARVPGSAVAFDFGSVRANISPKSIVRDADLVIALGITAVRDVSTKHTAYPVVPITSELLPAHELAENRTVSFNEKDGRVTAICETRYRSIVIERKGISPDASAAAVMLAEALLDGKFSVPSWDESVDRFLTRVRCTAAWFPERTLITFTRDELAVILAETFDGCTSVKDIAGRDIISPIRNALSHEERSFVEKMAPESITLANGRMMKISYQEGKPPRARMKLQHLYDVPRTPTAAGGKVRILLEILAPNQRPVQITDDLAGFWENSYKQIRKELAGRYPKHEWR from the coding sequence ATGGCCCCTGACCTGCCCATATTCGCCGAAGAAAAACGGATAATCGATGCGCTTTCCGCCGGCCGTTCGCTTATCATAAGCGCACCTACCGGGAGCGGGAAATCCACCGGCGTTCCCGTCATGCTCCTTACGGCGAACGTAACGCAGAAGCGCATCATCGTCATAGAACCGCGCGTCATCGCGGCACGCCATCTTGCATCGCGGGTATCCTGGATGCTCAATGCACGCCCGGGTGAGATATGCGGACATCATACGCGTTACGAACGCGCATTCTCGGATACGGCGCGCATCGTTTTTATGACAGAAGGAATATTCTTACGCATGCTCGGGAGCGATCCGACGCTTGCCGATGTCGGCATCGTCATTATTGACGAATTCCACGAACGCGGCATACTCTCCGATATCGCGCTCGGTCACTGCAAAGATCTCATTGACAGCGGACGCGGTCCGGCGCTCATCGTCATGTCGGCGACGCTTGACAGTAATGCGGTGGCTTCCTATCTCCGTGCGCCGGTCATCGAGGGCGGCGGGCGTATGTTTCCGGTGGAGCTTCGCTATGCTCCGACAGTGTCCACGGCGCCGGTATGGGCTGAAGCGGTGCGTGCGTTCAAGTCCGTTGCGGATGAGCCGGGCGATGTACTCATTTTTCTCCCTGGCCGATACGAGATAGCGCGTACCATCGATGCATTCCGACGTGCGGTGCCCTCGGTGATGCCGCTCCCGCTCCACGGCGATATGGATACGAAGAGTTCCGACCGTGTGTTCGCGCCGACCCCCGTGCGAAAGATCATCTGCGCGACCAATGTCGCCGAGACCGCGCTTACCATCCCGACCGTACGCATCGTCATCGACAGCGGGACGGTGCGCCGCATGCGCTATGATCATGACCGCAGCATGAATGTGCTTGAGACGGCATCGGCAAGCATGAGTTCGGCCGAACAGCGCCGGGGCAGGGCAGGGCGTGTTGCCCCCGGTATCTGCATACGCCTCTGGCATGAGCGTGAGAACACGGTGCGTGCGCGCGACGATCTGCCGGACATCATGCGTGTCGATCTTTCCGATGCCATGCTTACGCTCGCATCGCTCGGATACGGTGATTTCCCCTGGATCACGCCGCCTGATGAAGCGCGTGTCAAGGAGGCGATGGATGTACTTGTCATGCTCGGCGCTCTTGAGCGGAAGAACGAAGCGGTGTCATTGACCGCTATCGGAGAGCGGATGGCTGACCTTCCCCTTCCGCCGCGCATCGCGCGCATCGCTGTTGCAGCGGACGGATGCTCAGCCATGGAGACGATAATGCTTTGGGCCGCCATCGCTTCGGACGATCCGGTCACGGGGAATGATTTTGATCCTCTTGAGCATGCGGGGACGGATGATCTCTCGCTCATCGCCGATATACTTTCCGCCGCCGCGCATGACGATTTTCGTTCGCTCCCGCGCGGCATTTCGCGTACGGGGGCTGAACGTGTCTGGCGTACGTTCCGCCAGCTCTGCCGCACGGTATCACCGGGAACGAAGAGGATATCGCCCGAACAAGCGCTTATTACCGGCTTTCCGGACCGCATCGGTGCCCGTGTCCCGGGGAGTGCGGTCGCATTCGATTTCGGGTCCGTGCGTGCGAATATATCGCCGAAAAGCATCGTGCGCGATGCCGATCTCGTTATCGCATTGGGGATAACCGCCGTTCGGGATGTGTCAACGAAACATACCGCATATCCTGTCGTTCCCATCACGAGCGAACTGCTTCCCGCGCATGAGCTCGCCGAGAACCGTACTGTTTCGTTCAATGAAAAGGACGGCCGGGTTACTGCGATCTGCGAGACGCGGTATCGTTCCATCGTTATCGAGCGAAAGGGAATATCACCGGATGCTTCCGCTGCCGCAGTGATGCTTGCCGAGGCGCTGCTTGACGGGAAGTTTTCGGTGCCGTCATGGGATGAAAGCGTCGACCGGTTTCTCACACGCGTGCGCTGTACCGCGGCGTGGTTCCCTGAACGAACGCTCATTACCTTCACCCGAGACGAGCTCGCGGTCATTCTCGCCGAAACGTTCGATGGATGTACGAGCGTCAAGGATATTGCCGGGCGCGATATCATTTCGCCGATACGAAATGCGCTTTCCCATGAGGAGCGGTCATTCGTAGAGAAGATGGCGCCGGAGTCGATAACGCTCGCCAACGGGCGTATGATGAAGATATCCTACCAGGAAGGGAAACCGCCGCGTGCGCGCATGAAGCTCCAGCATCTCTATGATGTTCCGCGTACACCGACAGCAGCCGGCGGGAAAGTGCGCATACTCCTTGAGATACTGGCGCCGAATCAGCGGCCGGTGCAGATAACCGACGACCTTGCCGGGTTCTGGGAGAATTCGTATAAACAGATACGCAAGGAACTCGCCGGGCGTTACCCGAAACATGAATGGCGGTGA
- a CDS encoding sugar-binding domain-containing protein, whose protein sequence is MKKNITIRTWNIMHCAAAVLCAAALTAAEPIPILNGDFETDAGWTLTDNAKIVTDGGTRVLHLKTTAPGNASATQQLNLDPAWGTLRFKYRVRVNAITPGKESWNNARIALTIFGPENKVTHTIAGEWPQPTDGWVSVSQNVTIPAGATYVKISPALFASVGDWMLDDLTVELLANRGEGIDADIPAGMTLTWGKEPVEDVNAKRSVICLNGLWQFQPARGPAAAAPQSSGRGWIRVPGSWRGYPMPCLTIGNGPAWDGFNADAPAAWYGRDITIPAAWAGRKIVIDMTRVSTDAAVYLLGREIGRVSWPGGEVDITSAVEAGRSYKLRIKVVATSDAAEVTRFMGMGEGQQLKEKAVLSTRGLISDVFLASRPAGAVLTSCAVRTSVREKRISIEADISGATGTAALNALIRDAKGNTVKRFTASSEISENGTVRASWDWSDPQLWDIDTPVLYTLELSASGAGLDDTITERFGFREFRIDGKRFLLNEKEIRLRPAPVHSESPISGTRELIAAALEGLKWAGFNAYEMWPWDRLERGSTEFDAMWCQEADRLGMLLITPALSQGQFVSDWTKPGVKEGWASRMTPLLKRLMNHPSIISWVTGANRFGHGQDQNPEAIGSKSRGSLPEPGWKRASEYGEDASAMIKRVDPTRPVFMHAGSAVGDIYSLNNYLCIIPLQEREEWLSRYAAEGDMPVMMVEFGTPLYTTFHRGRRGYGQASTSEPLYSEFLAMYQGIDAYRAETPAYRALVSSTFEKEFLWKTWHGIEAARIHEGFNQLQTLFSRNTYRTWRTWGISGGILPWGNGHGWLKEAGGGSNMDPFSPKTIKLAAFVPGTRGYWRAEATYGLFNYFRPEGMPITSAGYAIISNNSETLAWIGGSPKFTDKTHNFRPGEKVTKQIVIISDARSPKKYSGTWSVELNGVIASGRLDGTAEPSTTKFIPLQFTAPAKTASRADGIIRLTCTIGNFMHTDSFAFRVYTPDTSTLPSVFVLDPDGDTSSLLKTLGASASSWNGAKGKLLVIGRNACASGNTDMTSVEEFVRSGGRALLMAQDPEWMRKRLGLRVSRQMTRRAFPIVSGHRALLGIDAEALRDWAGESTLIPPTDTALSSTMLNRTPDYGWRWGSTHAVSSAAIEVPHRAGWRPLIACEFDSAYTPLAEIPLGKGILTICMLDLEDHVKDPAAEIIARNILVSASSAKIEERADAFYLGKDAAAVLTASGIAASPVGSIPERGLLFIGAEASVDDAALESFLRRGNNAVILPRRTDTAPLGVRIAKKDKHSGSLIIPSWQSTRGLLPGELRRRTDGEAWIVTSGADAIGADGLLAEVRRGGTAVFFQPAAAALDADRLTYNRITRWRFTRALTQIAANLGAVCEGDARMLRPIQPPDRISLADGWKASLVTPYPPAGANDAKPKDPGISDRARALTAKEADESGMQDAAVSKEWENYGGAWSTTDGEGVFRKAIEIPETWAGRDLVVSLGAVDDFDTAFFDGEAIGSTDINVKNFWSAPRLYTVPARLATAGKHVIAVRVFDHFGGGGLVGKPEELALTPKEPINPPPASMYHPDWKNDFPQGDDPYRYYRW, encoded by the coding sequence ATGAAAAAAAACATCACTATCCGCACTTGGAACATCATGCACTGTGCAGCAGCCGTACTATGCGCTGCCGCTCTGACCGCAGCAGAACCGATACCGATACTGAACGGTGATTTTGAGACCGATGCCGGCTGGACACTGACGGACAATGCGAAGATCGTGACGGACGGCGGGACGCGTGTATTGCATCTGAAAACGACAGCACCGGGCAATGCGAGCGCCACACAACAGCTCAATCTCGACCCTGCATGGGGAACGTTGCGCTTCAAATACCGCGTACGCGTGAACGCCATCACCCCCGGCAAGGAGAGCTGGAACAATGCGCGTATCGCTCTTACCATCTTCGGTCCGGAGAACAAGGTAACGCATACTATCGCCGGGGAATGGCCGCAGCCGACCGACGGCTGGGTCAGCGTTTCGCAGAACGTGACCATCCCCGCCGGCGCGACCTATGTGAAGATATCACCGGCGCTCTTCGCCTCCGTCGGCGACTGGATGCTCGATGACCTCACAGTTGAACTACTCGCGAACCGCGGCGAGGGCATCGATGCCGATATCCCCGCAGGCATGACGCTCACGTGGGGAAAAGAGCCTGTCGAAGATGTGAATGCGAAGCGCTCCGTGATATGCCTCAATGGGCTCTGGCAGTTCCAGCCCGCGAGAGGTCCGGCAGCCGCTGCGCCGCAGAGCTCCGGCCGCGGATGGATACGCGTACCGGGAAGCTGGCGCGGCTACCCTATGCCGTGCCTTACCATAGGCAACGGCCCCGCATGGGACGGATTCAATGCCGACGCCCCCGCAGCATGGTACGGCCGTGACATCACTATCCCGGCAGCATGGGCAGGACGAAAGATCGTCATCGATATGACACGCGTATCGACCGATGCCGCAGTATATCTTCTCGGCCGCGAGATCGGCCGAGTATCATGGCCTGGCGGCGAAGTGGACATCACCTCCGCCGTGGAGGCAGGGCGTTCCTACAAGCTGCGCATCAAAGTTGTCGCGACATCCGACGCGGCTGAGGTCACACGTTTCATGGGTATGGGCGAGGGGCAGCAGCTGAAAGAAAAAGCGGTGCTTTCCACACGCGGCCTTATCAGCGACGTATTCCTTGCGAGCCGCCCGGCAGGCGCCGTTCTTACAAGCTGTGCAGTACGTACATCGGTCCGGGAAAAACGAATCTCCATTGAAGCGGACATCTCCGGTGCAACGGGCACGGCAGCCCTGAACGCTCTCATTCGCGATGCGAAAGGCAATACGGTGAAACGGTTCACCGCCTCGTCGGAAATTTCCGAGAACGGCACCGTCCGTGCATCCTGGGACTGGAGCGATCCGCAATTATGGGACATCGATACGCCCGTGCTTTACACACTTGAACTTTCGGCATCGGGCGCTGGTCTCGATGATACTATCACCGAACGTTTCGGGTTCCGCGAATTCCGTATCGACGGCAAGCGATTCCTCCTCAATGAAAAGGAGATACGGCTTCGTCCGGCGCCGGTACATTCGGAAAGTCCCATTTCGGGCACGCGTGAGCTCATCGCCGCCGCGCTCGAGGGCCTCAAATGGGCGGGCTTCAATGCCTATGAAATGTGGCCGTGGGACCGCTTGGAACGCGGCTCGACGGAATTCGATGCGATGTGGTGCCAGGAGGCCGACCGCCTCGGCATGCTCCTTATCACACCCGCGCTCAGTCAGGGGCAATTCGTCAGCGATTGGACAAAGCCGGGCGTGAAGGAAGGCTGGGCATCGCGCATGACGCCGCTCCTCAAACGCCTCATGAATCATCCGTCGATAATCAGCTGGGTGACAGGAGCGAACCGGTTCGGCCATGGACAGGACCAGAACCCGGAAGCCATCGGATCGAAAAGCCGCGGGTCGCTCCCCGAGCCGGGATGGAAACGCGCCTCCGAATACGGTGAGGACGCATCCGCGATGATAAAGCGCGTCGACCCCACACGGCCGGTATTCATGCATGCCGGCAGTGCTGTCGGCGATATATACTCGCTCAACAATTATCTCTGTATCATACCGCTGCAGGAACGCGAGGAATGGCTTTCGCGCTACGCAGCGGAAGGCGATATGCCGGTCATGATGGTCGAATTCGGGACACCGCTGTACACGACATTCCACCGCGGACGCCGCGGTTATGGTCAGGCATCGACAAGCGAGCCCTTATACTCGGAATTCCTCGCAATGTATCAGGGCATCGATGCATACCGCGCGGAAACACCGGCGTATCGCGCCCTCGTATCATCAACGTTCGAAAAAGAATTTTTATGGAAGACATGGCATGGCATCGAAGCAGCTCGTATTCATGAAGGATTCAATCAGCTTCAAACGCTTTTCAGCCGCAACACCTATCGCACATGGCGCACCTGGGGAATATCCGGCGGCATATTGCCGTGGGGCAACGGTCACGGCTGGCTCAAGGAAGCTGGCGGCGGATCGAACATGGACCCGTTCTCGCCAAAGACGATCAAGCTCGCGGCATTCGTACCGGGTACACGCGGCTACTGGCGAGCGGAAGCGACGTACGGTCTTTTCAACTACTTCAGACCGGAGGGCATGCCGATAACCTCAGCGGGATATGCCATCATTTCGAACAACAGCGAGACACTTGCATGGATAGGCGGATCGCCGAAGTTCACGGACAAGACGCATAATTTCCGCCCCGGCGAAAAGGTCACGAAACAGATCGTCATCATCAGTGATGCTCGGTCGCCGAAGAAATATTCCGGGACGTGGAGCGTCGAGCTTAACGGCGTCATCGCCTCCGGCAGGCTCGACGGCACAGCGGAACCATCCACAACGAAATTCATCCCGCTGCAGTTCACGGCACCGGCAAAGACAGCATCGCGCGCCGACGGCATAATTCGGCTTACCTGCACGATAGGGAATTTCATGCACACCGATTCATTCGCATTCCGCGTGTATACGCCGGACACATCGACGCTGCCGTCCGTCTTTGTCCTCGACCCTGACGGCGATACATCCTCGCTGCTGAAAACACTCGGCGCATCGGCATCATCATGGAACGGTGCAAAAGGAAAACTGCTTGTGATAGGACGCAATGCATGCGCATCCGGGAATACCGATATGACCTCTGTCGAAGAGTTCGTTCGCTCAGGCGGACGCGCACTCCTTATGGCGCAGGATCCCGAATGGATGCGTAAGCGTCTTGGACTTCGTGTAAGCAGGCAGATGACACGGCGTGCATTCCCCATCGTGAGCGGTCACCGTGCACTGCTCGGCATCGATGCCGAAGCGCTCCGCGACTGGGCCGGCGAAAGCACGCTCATCCCGCCGACCGATACGGCTCTTTCATCAACGATGCTCAACCGCACGCCCGATTACGGCTGGCGCTGGGGCAGCACGCATGCGGTAAGCAGCGCCGCGATAGAAGTGCCGCATCGCGCCGGATGGCGGCCGCTCATCGCCTGTGAATTCGACTCGGCGTATACGCCGCTCGCGGAGATACCGCTCGGCAAAGGCATCCTCACAATCTGCATGCTTGATCTTGAGGACCATGTCAAGGACCCTGCGGCCGAGATCATCGCACGGAACATTCTCGTTTCCGCTTCGTCGGCGAAGATCGAGGAACGTGCCGATGCATTCTATCTCGGCAAAGATGCCGCAGCCGTTCTCACCGCATCCGGCATCGCTGCATCTCCCGTCGGATCTATTCCGGAACGGGGGCTTCTCTTCATCGGAGCGGAGGCCTCCGTCGATGATGCTGCGCTCGAATCATTCCTTCGCCGCGGGAACAATGCGGTCATACTCCCCCGGCGCACCGACACGGCTCCGCTTGGCGTGCGTATCGCAAAAAAAGACAAACACAGCGGCTCGCTCATTATACCGTCATGGCAGAGCACACGCGGATTGCTTCCGGGCGAGCTCAGACGGCGCACTGACGGAGAGGCATGGATAGTGACTTCCGGTGCCGATGCCATCGGTGCCGACGGCCTTCTCGCGGAAGTTCGCCGCGGAGGGACCGCGGTGTTCTTCCAGCCCGCTGCAGCCGCGCTCGATGCCGACCGCCTCACCTACAACCGTATCACCCGCTGGCGCTTCACGCGCGCGCTCACACAGATAGCGGCGAATCTCGGCGCCGTATGCGAAGGGGATGCGCGTATGCTCAGACCGATACAGCCGCCGGACAGGATATCGCTTGCCGACGGATGGAAGGCATCGCTCGTTACGCCCTATCCGCCGGCCGGAGCGAATGATGCAAAGCCCAAGGACCCCGGCATAAGCGACCGCGCACGTGCGCTCACCGCAAAGGAAGCTGACGAAAGCGGCATGCAGGACGCAGCTGTTTCCAAGGAGTGGGAGAATTACGGCGGGGCATGGTCGACCACGGACG